The sequence AAGTTCCTGATTCCATTTTTTCAAAAATGCATTATTACGCTCCTTCATCAAAAATGGACCGAGCAGCAACTCTTTTTCAAGCTCGCCAGAGTAGTGGCGTCTCGGATTCCCTTTCTCCGCCACTAGAATTTCATATACCTTATCATCTTCTACAAGAATGTCTTCCCCTATTAAGTCCCATTCATTGTCCATAAGCCACGTTCGGATGGACCTTGCACTCACATTAGGCTGAAGGACCAACCTGGGTTGATTGGTCAGCTTTGCTTTACCCGCCTCCAGGATAGAGGCAATCAATGTGCCCCCCATTCCGGCGATCGTAATACAATCCACTTCACCTGGAGAAATCACTTCCAGGCCATTCCCTAATCTTACTTCGACCTCTTGAGTTAATTCGGCATCTTCCACTTGTTTCTTGGCAGAAAAATATGGACCCTTCACTACTTCTCCTGCAATGGCAGAGGACGCAATGCCTTTATTGACGGCATAGCACGGTAAGTATGCATGATCCGAACCGATATCAGCGATTTTAGATTGCTTGGGTATGTATGAAACAACTGTTTCTAGTCGTTTTGATAATTGTTGAATATTCATTCGTTCACCTTTATCATTTTTATTGGATACATCATGTACGTTAATCATTTTAACCAACTTTTCTCTATAAAAAAAGCCCTTTGCCTAAAAGACAAAGAACCTTTTTCAATCATTGATTATTTAAGTGACTTGATCCAGTCTGCCATCGCATCTAGATTTTCTTCAGCAATTAAACCGGCTGGCATGATACCTTTACCATTTTTAATCGTTTCTTTAATTTCATCTTTAGAAAGTTCAGTTCCCTTTAGGGCTGGACCTGCTCCACCTTCATAGTTCCCACCATGACAAGATAAACAGTTATCTTTGTAAGCTGCTTCAGGATCGAATTCCCCGCTGGAAGCCTCTTCCCCTTCTTTACCTTCCATTTCCCCGTGACCTTCTTCTTTTGCTTTTTCATCAGCGTTGTTAAGGCCTTCTAAAGATAAGAAGAAAACAAGACCAATTCCAAGAGCCATGATAAGTACGAATGGAATGATTGGATTACGATTCATGATTTTAACCTCCTTTATGTACAAAATCCAAAAATAGTGCTCTTTTCAACACTTTATATTTTACTGTAAAAAACGACAAAGTAAAAGTACTATCAATTAACTTTTCCATCTTTCTCACAAATTAGACACATTTCATGTTAAATAAGGTAAGTTTTCATTTAAAGAAGGAGAGCCCTACTGTCCCAGAGCGGACCAATAGAGCTCCTGATTGCTGTTATAGTGTTTTCACCTTATTGACATCCTATCAGCCTTGAAATGACCATTCTCTGGACTTCTGAGGTCCCTTCCCCGATTTCAAGGAGCTTGGCATCCCGTAGATACCTTTCAACATGATATTCTTTCATGTATCCGTATCCACCATGAATCTGAATGGCTTCATCCGCTACTTCCATACTGATTTCTGAAGCATACAGCTTACACATGGAGGCTTCTTTCGAAAATGGTCTTCCCTGATCTTTCAACCATGCTGCCTTATGAACCATGTTCCTTGCCAGTTCAATCTTCATTGCCATGTCAGCAAGCTTAAATTGAGTGACTTGAAATTGGGATAAGGTTTTGCCAAATTGCTTTCTTTCCTTGGAGTACTGCAGGGCTTTATCAAAGGCAGCCTGTGCCACACCGACAGCCATAGCACCGATTCCAATCCTGCCCCCATCCAGGGTGACAAGGAACTGCTTGAATCCTTCTCCTTCATTCCCCAACAGGTTTTCTTTAGGGACTTCTACATCTTCAAGGACCAACTCAGTCGTGTTTGAT is a genomic window of Rossellomorea sp. y25 containing:
- a CDS encoding tRNA (adenine(22)-N(1))-methyltransferase TrmK, whose product is MNIQQLSKRLETVVSYIPKQSKIADIGSDHAYLPCYAVNKGIASSAIAGEVVKGPYFSAKKQVEDAELTQEVEVRLGNGLEVISPGEVDCITIAGMGGTLIASILEAGKAKLTNQPRLVLQPNVSARSIRTWLMDNEWDLIGEDILVEDDKVYEILVAEKGNPRRHYSGELEKELLLGPFLMKERNNAFLKKWNQELHQWKNILNNMEKAEKTDALEERKRELIQKIKMVEEVLIL
- the cccA gene encoding cytochrome c550, giving the protein MNRNPIIPFVLIMALGIGLVFFLSLEGLNNADEKAKEEGHGEMEGKEGEEASSGEFDPEAAYKDNCLSCHGGNYEGGAGPALKGTELSKDEIKETIKNGKGIMPAGLIAEENLDAMADWIKSLK